CTCGTCTCCCTTTTGCCGGACAGTCTCGCAGATGTTCCGCACGACGGCCGAGCGGCCTTCATCCCCGCCTGCGCCTCTTTTTTTGACCGATTCCAGAAAGGCCCGGTAATCTTCGATGATTTCTATCATAATTTTGCTCCCCCCGTGTTTTCCGGTTCAGGATTCTTCCTTTTTCACAACACGCCTTTGATGTGGTTGATGAGTTTCCAGATGGCCTCGTGCTTGACGTTGAGGCTCGCTTTGTTCACGATGACCCGCGCGGAGATATCGCAGATCTTTTCGATGACGTAGAGATTGTTTTCCTCAAGGGTCTTTCCGCTTTCGACGATATCGACGATGACGTCGGCGAGGCCTACGATGCAGCCCAATTCCACGGAGCCGGTCAATTTGATGATTTCGGCCTTTTTGTTCACGCGGTCGAAATAAGCCTTGGCGATATTGGGGTATTTCGTGGCGACCCGCAAAAAATCATAATTTCCGATGTCTTTATTGCCGGCCACGGCCATGATGCAGCGCCCGATGCCCAAATCGAGGATTTCATAAACATTTCGCCGTTCCTCGAGGATCGTGTCCTTTCCGGCGATGCCGATATCCGCCGCGCCGTATTCCACATAGGTCGGCACGTCGCTGGGCTTCGCGAGAAAGAACTTGTTCGTCCCGCAGGTGAAGACCAGCTTGCGGGAATTGTCAATATTTGTTTGCAGACCAATTTTATCAAATATGGCCACGGCGTCGTCCGTGAGCCTTCCTTTGGCCAATGAAAAGGTGAGATTTTCCACGTGTTTACTCCTTGAAAAATAAGAATTCGTCGCAGCCCGAGGCCGCCGCTTCATCCCGGGCCTCGTCCGCCGTGTTGGCGCCGCTCATGGTGACGACAGCGCCCTGCCGGGAGAGCTCGTCGGCTCTGGCCCAGGCTGCCGGGGCGTCGCTTTCGTAGGCGATCAGGATCTTCTTTGCCGCGGCTCCTGCGGGAATCCGTCCGATCAGCGGATTGACCTCAAGGCCGAAGCCCACGGAAGAGATGGTTTTGTTGTTGATATTTTCCGTATAGCGCCCCCCGGAAATGACCGCGTGTCCCACGCCC
Above is a window of Fusobacteriaceae bacterium DNA encoding:
- the hisG gene encoding ATP phosphoribosyltransferase; translation: MENLTFSLAKGRLTDDAVAIFDKIGLQTNIDNSRKLVFTCGTNKFFLAKPSDVPTYVEYGAADIGIAGKDTILEERRNVYEILDLGIGRCIMAVAGNKDIGNYDFLRVATKYPNIAKAYFDRVNKKAEIIKLTGSVELGCIVGLADVIVDIVESGKTLEENNLYVIEKICDISARVIVNKASLNVKHEAIWKLINHIKGVL